One genomic window of Tachypleus tridentatus isolate NWPU-2018 chromosome 12, ASM421037v1, whole genome shotgun sequence includes the following:
- the LOC143234951 gene encoding uncharacterized protein LOC143234951, with protein sequence MLWQRVKFGSIHKRQLKLPPVTCLVAYSTVGTPDYIASEVFIKSGYSNATDTDKY encoded by the exons ATGCTGTGGCAAAGAgtgaagtttggaagcatacataagagacagttgaAGTTACCTCCAGTAACTTGTCTggtg gCTTATTCAACTGTTGGAACACCTGACTATATTGCTTCTGAAGTTTTTATCAAAAGTGGCTATAGTAATGCAACTGATACTGATAAGTATTAA